In a single window of the Streptacidiphilus sp. P02-A3a genome:
- a CDS encoding DUF948 domain-containing protein, whose product MSGGEVAGLIVAVFWAVLVTLLAVVLVRLAGALRQATELVSAVTERTVPLLEEAAVTLRAANDQLVRVDAITADVQDAAANAQALSSTMAATLGGPLVKLSAFSYGVRSAVARQRAAGQPERLLPQQTERELIARMVKAEVRAANTRRGVFARLLTKRG is encoded by the coding sequence GTGTCGGGTGGAGAGGTCGCGGGCCTCATCGTCGCCGTGTTCTGGGCGGTGCTGGTGACCCTGCTGGCCGTCGTCCTGGTCCGGCTGGCCGGCGCGCTGCGCCAGGCCACCGAACTGGTCTCGGCGGTCACCGAGCGGACCGTGCCGCTGCTGGAGGAGGCCGCGGTGACCCTGCGCGCGGCCAACGACCAGCTGGTCCGGGTGGACGCGATCACCGCCGACGTCCAGGACGCCGCCGCCAACGCCCAGGCCCTGTCGTCCACCATGGCGGCGACCCTGGGCGGGCCGCTGGTGAAGCTGTCGGCCTTCAGCTACGGGGTCCGCAGCGCGGTCGCCCGGCAGCGCGCGGCCGGGCAGCCGGAGCGGCTGCTGCCGCAGCAGACCGAGCGCGAGCTGATCGCCCGGATGGTCAAGGCCGAGGTCCGGGCCGCCAACACGCGGCGCGGGGTGTTCGCCCGGCTGCTGACGAAGCGGGGTTGA
- a CDS encoding shikimate kinase, which translates to MSPATAAPLVVLVGPPGSGKSTVGALLAARLGVAYRDTDADIVATAGKPIADVFVDEGEPHFRELEAAAVRAALAEHGGVLSLGGGAVLRADTRELLAGNAVAFLEVGQHDAIKRVGLDAPRPLLIGNPRARWRELMEQRRPLYTEVARAVVATDGLTPDQVADAVLEALELEKE; encoded by the coding sequence ATGAGCCCTGCGACCGCCGCGCCGCTGGTGGTGCTGGTCGGGCCGCCCGGCTCCGGCAAGTCCACCGTCGGCGCGCTGCTCGCGGCGCGGCTCGGCGTGGCCTACCGCGACACCGACGCCGACATCGTCGCCACCGCGGGCAAGCCGATCGCCGACGTCTTCGTCGACGAGGGCGAGCCGCACTTCCGCGAGCTGGAGGCGGCCGCGGTGCGCGCGGCGCTGGCCGAGCACGGCGGCGTGCTGTCGCTCGGCGGCGGCGCGGTGCTGCGGGCCGACACCCGCGAACTGCTGGCCGGGAACGCGGTGGCCTTCCTGGAGGTCGGCCAGCACGACGCGATCAAGCGGGTCGGCCTGGACGCCCCCCGCCCGCTGCTGATCGGCAACCCCCGGGCGCGCTGGCGGGAGTTGATGGAGCAGCGCCGGCCGCTGTACACCGAGGTCGCCCGGGCCGTGGTGGCCACCGACGGCCTGACGCCCGATCAGGTGGCCGACGCGGTCCTCGAAGCACTTGAGCTGGAGAAGGAATGA
- a CDS encoding DUF6167 family protein, with protein sequence MRRIFWMAVGAGATVWTINKANRVARSLTPGSLADSAAHGAVELGDAARSFAAEVRAGMLQRELELNRELGLDGSVLAASGPDGAPVLRGRARGVRTGRNPVELTAPVHHTSDITPYIAPNTAPNENEDH encoded by the coding sequence GTGCGCCGGATCTTCTGGATGGCCGTGGGCGCGGGCGCGACCGTGTGGACCATCAACAAGGCGAACCGGGTCGCCCGCAGCCTCACCCCGGGCAGCCTGGCCGACTCGGCCGCCCACGGCGCGGTGGAACTGGGCGACGCCGCCCGCTCCTTCGCCGCCGAGGTGCGCGCCGGGATGCTCCAGCGCGAACTGGAGCTGAACCGTGAACTGGGCCTGGACGGCAGCGTCCTGGCCGCCTCCGGCCCGGACGGCGCGCCGGTGCTGCGGGGCCGGGCGCGCGGCGTCCGGACCGGCCGTAATCCGGTCGAGCTGACCGCGCCGGTGCACCATACTTCGGACATCACCCCCTACATCGCCCCGAACACCGCCCCGAACGAAAATGAGGACCACTGA
- the alaS gene encoding alanine--tRNA ligase, translating to MESAEIRRRWLRFFEERGHTVVPSASLIADDPTLLLVNAGMVPFKPYFLGEVKPPFSTATSVQKCVRTPDIEEVGKTTRHGTFFQMCGNFSFGAYFKEGAIGHAWELLTASVDQGGYGLDPERLWITVYQDDDEAEAIWRDQVGVPAERIQRLGKKDNFWSMGVPGPCGPCSEINYDRGPAFGVEGGPAVNDERYVEIWNLVFMQYERGAGDGKEDFPILGDLPAKNIDTGLGLERLAMILQDVQNIYETDTLRAVIDTATALTGVKYGAGKASDVSLRVVADHIRTSVMLIGDGVTPGNEGRGYVLRRIMRRAIRNMRLLGAPGLVVGELVDTVIGTMGQQYPELLSDRKRIETVALGEESSFNQTLKAGTGILDTAVAETRAAGGTVLAGDKAFQLHDTYGFPIDLTLEMAAEQGVSVDEDGFRRLMKEQRDRAKADARAKKLGHADLSAYREVADRSGVTDFIGYTGVMGEAVVVGLLVDGVPAPAAQEGDEVEVILDRTPFYAEGGGQLADHGRIRLESGTVVEIHDVQQPVKGLTVHKGTVLVGEVVLGASAYAQVDADRRRAVSRAHSATHLTHQALRDALGPTAAQAGSENAPGRFRFDFGSPTAIPGTVLTDVEQKINEVLARELDVTAEILTMDEARKQGAIAMFGEKYGDAVRVVTIGDYSKELCGGTHVANTAQLGLVKLLGESSIGAGVRRVEALVGVDAYRFLAREHTVVAQLTELVKGRPEELPEKIAGVLGKLKEAEKEIERFRAEKVLQAAAGLAAQAQDVAGTALVAARVPDGTSADDLRKLVLDVRNRLVQVDGGGDRPSVVAVFSVVGGRPLTVIAVNEAARERGIKAGALVRTAAKTLGGGGGGKDDVAQGGGTDPNAVDAAIEAVRGQVGQA from the coding sequence ATGGAGTCGGCTGAGATCCGCCGCCGCTGGCTGCGATTCTTCGAGGAGCGCGGCCACACCGTCGTCCCCTCGGCGTCGCTGATCGCAGACGACCCGACGCTGTTGCTGGTCAACGCCGGGATGGTGCCGTTCAAGCCCTACTTCCTGGGCGAGGTCAAGCCGCCGTTCAGCACCGCCACCAGCGTGCAGAAGTGCGTGCGGACCCCGGACATCGAAGAGGTCGGCAAGACCACCCGGCACGGCACCTTCTTCCAGATGTGCGGCAACTTCTCCTTCGGCGCGTACTTCAAGGAGGGGGCGATCGGCCATGCCTGGGAGCTGCTGACCGCCTCGGTCGACCAGGGCGGCTACGGGCTCGACCCGGAGCGGCTGTGGATCACCGTCTACCAGGACGACGACGAGGCCGAGGCCATCTGGCGGGACCAGGTCGGCGTCCCGGCCGAGCGGATCCAGCGCCTGGGCAAGAAGGACAACTTCTGGTCGATGGGCGTCCCCGGCCCCTGCGGTCCCTGCTCGGAGATCAACTACGACCGCGGCCCCGCGTTCGGCGTCGAGGGCGGCCCGGCGGTCAACGACGAGCGCTACGTGGAGATCTGGAACCTGGTCTTCATGCAGTACGAGCGCGGCGCGGGCGACGGCAAGGAGGACTTCCCGATCCTGGGCGACCTCCCGGCCAAGAACATCGACACCGGCCTCGGCCTGGAACGCCTGGCGATGATCCTGCAGGACGTCCAGAACATCTACGAGACCGACACGCTGCGCGCGGTGATCGACACCGCCACCGCGCTGACCGGTGTGAAGTACGGCGCGGGCAAGGCCTCGGACGTGTCGCTGCGGGTGGTCGCCGACCACATCCGCACCTCGGTGATGCTGATCGGCGACGGGGTCACCCCCGGCAACGAGGGCCGCGGCTACGTGCTGCGCCGGATCATGCGCCGGGCGATCCGCAACATGCGGCTGCTGGGCGCGCCCGGGCTGGTCGTCGGCGAGCTGGTCGACACGGTGATCGGCACCATGGGCCAGCAGTACCCGGAACTGCTGTCCGACCGGAAGCGGATCGAGACGGTGGCGCTGGGCGAGGAGTCCTCGTTCAACCAGACGCTGAAGGCCGGGACCGGCATCCTGGACACCGCCGTGGCCGAGACCCGCGCGGCCGGTGGCACGGTGCTGGCCGGGGACAAGGCCTTCCAGTTGCACGACACCTACGGCTTCCCGATCGACCTGACCCTGGAGATGGCCGCCGAGCAGGGCGTCTCGGTGGACGAGGACGGCTTCCGCCGCCTGATGAAGGAGCAGCGGGACCGGGCCAAGGCCGACGCCAGGGCGAAGAAGCTGGGCCACGCCGACCTCTCCGCCTACCGCGAGGTGGCGGACCGCTCCGGGGTGACCGACTTCATCGGCTACACCGGCGTGATGGGCGAGGCCGTGGTGGTCGGCCTGCTGGTGGACGGGGTGCCCGCCCCGGCCGCGCAGGAGGGCGACGAGGTCGAGGTGATCCTGGACCGCACTCCGTTCTACGCGGAGGGCGGCGGCCAGCTGGCCGACCACGGCCGGATCCGGCTGGAGTCCGGCACCGTGGTCGAGATCCACGACGTGCAGCAGCCGGTCAAGGGGCTGACCGTGCACAAGGGCACGGTGCTGGTCGGCGAGGTGGTCCTGGGCGCCTCCGCCTACGCCCAGGTGGACGCGGACCGGCGGCGCGCGGTCTCCCGCGCCCACTCGGCGACCCACCTGACCCACCAGGCGCTGCGGGACGCCCTCGGCCCGACCGCCGCGCAGGCCGGTTCGGAGAACGCCCCGGGCCGGTTCCGTTTCGACTTCGGCTCGCCGACGGCGATCCCGGGCACGGTGCTCACCGACGTCGAGCAGAAGATCAACGAGGTGCTGGCCCGCGAGCTGGACGTCACCGCCGAGATCCTGACCATGGACGAGGCCCGCAAGCAGGGCGCGATCGCGATGTTCGGCGAGAAGTACGGCGACGCGGTCCGGGTGGTCACCATCGGCGACTACTCCAAGGAGCTGTGCGGCGGTACCCACGTGGCCAACACCGCCCAGCTGGGCCTGGTGAAGCTGCTCGGCGAGTCCTCGATCGGCGCCGGGGTGCGCCGGGTGGAGGCCCTGGTCGGGGTGGACGCGTACCGGTTCCTGGCCCGCGAGCACACGGTGGTGGCGCAGCTGACCGAGCTGGTCAAGGGCCGCCCGGAGGAGCTGCCGGAGAAGATCGCCGGCGTGCTCGGCAAGCTCAAGGAGGCCGAGAAGGAGATCGAGCGCTTCCGCGCCGAGAAGGTCCTCCAGGCCGCCGCCGGGCTGGCCGCGCAGGCGCAGGACGTGGCCGGTACCGCGCTGGTGGCGGCCCGGGTGCCGGACGGCACCTCCGCCGACGACCTGCGCAAGCTGGTGCTGGACGTCCGGAACCGACTGGTCCAGGTCGACGGCGGCGGTGACCGCCCGTCGGTGGTGGCGGTGTTCAGCGTGGTCGGCGGGCGTCCGCTGACCGTGATCGCGGTGAACGAGGCGGCGCGTGAGCGCGGCATCAAGGCCGGGGCGCTGGTCCGCACCGCCGCCAAGACCCTCGGCGGCGGTGGCGGCGGCAAGGACGACGTGGCCCAGGGCGGTGGCACCGACCCGAACGCCGTGGACGCGGCGATCGAGGCGGTCCGCGGCCAGGTCGGCCAGGCATGA
- the mltG gene encoding endolytic transglycosylase MltG, translated as MTDQGRGYSPEPWGQGGPYGVGAHPAPAPGGYPPPQPGWGTPAQAADPYQGGSYGPGAYPVDPGQQQPGQQPQYVQPGYQQPGYPQQGYPQQPGYPQQGYPQPGYPQQPQPVQQQQPVQQPVPQPVQQQPVPQAAEPAAPVLGSDGIDWEAEAAALEAEVAGVAELPEPEAEFEAEPEPEAVAAYDDAQHDSYDEDEDGYTPFLREPDASRSGERRRKQSGRAERKRSGVACLGVSLLMVACVAGGGYYGYRFYESHFGPPPDYVGQGTGKVTVNIPDSATGTQMADALYSAGVVKSAGAFVSAYNKNSNATGIQSGIYTMPSHMSAADAIAYLLSQNGGDTLIIPEGKRAAQIYTLIDAKLGLKAGTTAAVAKADVNQLGLPSYANGDIEGFLWPTRYSVGSGMKPLTLLQSMVSNTVQEYQTLGLDAGASAVKLKSGYQVLIEASILQAEGNNVTDFGKIARVLYNRLNTNATNGELQLDSTLEYYLPNTRLTSSIRNNTRTSYNTYINTGLPVGPIDNPGSEAIAAVLNPTPGSWVYFIAMPNGVTEFTDTFAEDKVWVQQYCEQTHEGYDAASGSCD; from the coding sequence ATGACCGACCAGGGCCGGGGCTACAGTCCCGAACCGTGGGGCCAGGGGGGCCCGTACGGCGTGGGCGCGCATCCGGCGCCCGCTCCCGGCGGCTATCCGCCGCCACAGCCCGGTTGGGGCACGCCCGCGCAGGCGGCGGACCCCTACCAGGGCGGCTCCTACGGACCGGGCGCCTACCCGGTCGACCCCGGTCAGCAGCAGCCCGGTCAGCAGCCGCAGTACGTCCAGCCCGGCTACCAGCAGCCCGGATACCCGCAGCAGGGCTATCCGCAGCAGCCCGGCTATCCGCAGCAGGGCTACCCGCAACCGGGGTACCCGCAGCAGCCGCAGCCCGTCCAGCAGCAGCAGCCCGTCCAGCAGCCGGTACCGCAGCCCGTCCAGCAGCAGCCGGTGCCGCAGGCGGCCGAGCCCGCCGCGCCGGTGCTCGGTTCGGACGGGATCGACTGGGAGGCCGAGGCCGCCGCGCTGGAGGCCGAGGTCGCCGGGGTCGCGGAACTCCCGGAGCCCGAGGCCGAGTTCGAGGCCGAACCGGAGCCGGAGGCGGTGGCGGCGTACGACGACGCCCAGCACGACAGCTACGACGAGGACGAGGACGGCTACACCCCGTTCCTGCGCGAGCCCGACGCCAGCCGCAGCGGCGAGCGCCGCCGCAAACAGAGCGGCCGGGCCGAGCGCAAGCGCAGCGGGGTGGCCTGCCTGGGCGTCTCGCTGCTGATGGTCGCCTGCGTCGCGGGCGGCGGCTACTACGGCTACCGCTTCTACGAGAGCCACTTCGGCCCGCCGCCGGACTACGTCGGCCAGGGCACCGGCAAGGTCACCGTGAACATCCCGGACTCGGCGACCGGCACCCAGATGGCCGATGCGCTCTACTCGGCCGGGGTGGTCAAGAGCGCGGGCGCGTTCGTCAGCGCCTACAACAAGAACTCCAACGCCACCGGCATCCAGTCGGGCATCTACACCATGCCCTCGCACATGTCGGCGGCGGACGCGATCGCCTACCTGCTGAGCCAGAACGGCGGCGACACGCTGATCATCCCCGAGGGGAAGCGGGCGGCGCAGATCTACACGCTGATCGACGCCAAGCTCGGGCTGAAGGCGGGCACCACGGCCGCCGTCGCCAAGGCCGACGTGAACCAGCTGGGCCTGCCCTCCTACGCCAACGGCGACATCGAGGGCTTCCTGTGGCCGACCCGCTACTCGGTCGGCAGCGGGATGAAGCCGCTGACCCTGCTGCAGAGCATGGTGTCCAACACCGTGCAGGAGTACCAGACGCTGGGCCTGGACGCCGGGGCCTCGGCGGTGAAGCTGAAGTCCGGCTACCAGGTGCTGATCGAGGCGAGCATCCTGCAGGCCGAGGGCAACAACGTGACCGACTTCGGCAAGATCGCCCGGGTCCTCTACAACCGGCTCAACACCAACGCGACCAACGGCGAGCTGCAGCTCGACTCCACCCTGGAGTACTACCTGCCGAACACCCGGCTCACCAGCTCGATCCGGAACAACACCCGGACCAGCTACAACACCTACATCAACACCGGGCTGCCGGTCGGGCCGATCGACAACCCGGGCTCGGAGGCGATCGCCGCGGTGCTGAACCCGACCCCCGGGTCCTGGGTCTACTTCATCGCCATGCCCAACGGGGTCACCGAGTTCACCGACACCTTCGCCGAGGACAAGGTCTGGGTGCAGCAGTACTGCGAGCAGACCCACGAGGGGTACGACGCGGCATCCGGGTCGTGCGACTGA
- the aroQ gene encoding type II 3-dehydroquinate dehydratase translates to MSPAEPESTPDQQDRPVGRVLVLNGPNLGRLGSREPDVYGSTSYTGLVARCTELGRELGFAVEVRETNDEGEMVRWLHEAADGKLPVVINPGAFTHYSYAMRDAASQRTAPLIEVHISNPHAREEFRHTSVISAVASGTIAGFGIGSYELALRALAEA, encoded by the coding sequence ATGAGCCCGGCCGAGCCCGAGTCGACGCCGGATCAGCAGGACCGGCCGGTAGGCCGGGTGCTGGTGCTGAACGGGCCGAACCTGGGCCGCCTCGGCAGCCGCGAGCCGGACGTCTACGGCAGCACCTCCTACACCGGGCTGGTCGCCCGGTGTACCGAGCTGGGCCGGGAGTTGGGCTTCGCGGTGGAGGTGCGCGAGACCAACGACGAGGGTGAGATGGTCCGTTGGCTGCACGAGGCGGCCGACGGGAAGCTGCCGGTGGTGATCAACCCGGGCGCCTTCACCCACTACTCGTACGCCATGCGGGACGCCGCCTCGCAGCGCACCGCGCCGCTGATCGAGGTGCACATCTCCAACCCGCACGCGCGCGAGGAGTTCCGGCACACCTCGGTGATCTCGGCGGTGGCCTCCGGCACCATCGCGGGCTTCGGCATCGGCTCGTACGAACTGGCGCTGCGCGCCCTCGCCGAGGCCTGA
- the aroC gene encoding chorismate synthase — MGTLRWLTAGESHGPALVATLEGLPAGVPVTTQDVADALARRRLGYGRGARMKFEQDQVTFLGGIRHGLSLGSPVAVMVGNTEWPKWEQVMAADPVDPEILASLARNEALTRPRPGHADLAGMQKYSLDEARPILERASARETAARVALGAVARSYLKETCGIELVSHVVEIGAAKAPAGVLPLPGDEARLDEVPVRCLDEAAAKLMIEEIDQAHKDGDTLGGVVEVLAYGLPPGLGSHVHWDRRLDARLAAALMGIQAIKGVEVGDGFELARIPGSQAHDEIIPGPDGVRRASGRSGGTEGGLSTGELLRVRAAMKPIATVPRALATIDVRTGEPAKAHHQRSDVCAVPAAGIVAEAMVALVLADAVSEKFGGDHVSETRRNVQGYLDHLVVR, encoded by the coding sequence TTGGGTACCTTGCGCTGGCTGACGGCGGGTGAGTCGCACGGCCCCGCACTCGTGGCGACCCTGGAGGGCCTTCCGGCCGGGGTCCCCGTCACCACCCAGGATGTCGCGGACGCCCTGGCGCGTCGGCGGCTCGGCTACGGCCGCGGCGCCCGGATGAAGTTCGAGCAGGACCAGGTGACCTTCCTGGGCGGGATCCGCCACGGCCTGAGCCTGGGCAGTCCGGTCGCGGTCATGGTCGGCAACACCGAGTGGCCCAAGTGGGAGCAGGTGATGGCGGCCGACCCGGTCGACCCGGAGATCCTGGCGAGCCTGGCCCGCAACGAGGCGCTGACCCGCCCCCGTCCCGGCCACGCCGACCTCGCCGGGATGCAGAAGTACTCGCTGGACGAGGCCCGGCCGATCCTGGAGCGCGCCAGCGCCCGGGAGACCGCGGCCCGGGTGGCGCTGGGCGCGGTCGCCCGCTCCTACCTCAAGGAGACCTGCGGCATCGAGCTGGTCTCGCACGTGGTCGAGATCGGCGCGGCCAAGGCCCCGGCCGGGGTGCTGCCGCTGCCCGGCGACGAGGCCCGGCTGGACGAGGTACCGGTGCGCTGCCTGGACGAGGCGGCGGCCAAGCTGATGATCGAGGAGATCGACCAGGCCCACAAGGACGGCGACACCCTCGGCGGCGTGGTCGAGGTGCTGGCCTACGGGCTGCCGCCGGGCCTCGGCTCGCACGTGCACTGGGACCGGCGGCTCGACGCGCGGCTGGCGGCGGCGCTGATGGGCATCCAGGCGATCAAGGGCGTCGAGGTCGGCGACGGCTTCGAGCTGGCCCGGATCCCCGGATCGCAGGCCCACGACGAGATCATCCCCGGCCCGGACGGGGTGCGCCGCGCCTCCGGCCGCTCCGGCGGCACCGAGGGCGGGCTCTCCACCGGTGAGCTGCTGCGGGTCCGCGCCGCGATGAAGCCGATCGCCACCGTGCCGCGCGCGCTGGCCACCATCGACGTGCGCACCGGGGAGCCCGCCAAGGCCCACCACCAGCGCTCGGACGTCTGCGCGGTCCCGGCGGCCGGGATCGTCGCCGAGGCGATGGTCGCGCTGGTGCTCGCCGACGCGGTCAGCGAGAAGTTCGGCGGGGACCACGTCAGCGAGACCCGCCGCAACGTCCAGGGCTACCTCGACCACCTCGTCGTGCGATGA
- a CDS encoding ATP-binding protein has protein sequence MSDGQYPASLPTAPSGPPRATLRLRAVPESAAGTTGGEPVTAIRSPGHHPAPPMATGQFTLPPAGATAPGPLAVLLIGPAGAGKTSVARYWADHRAEPTAHISLDDVREWVRSGFADPQAGWNDQCEAQYRLARRTCGFAARNHLANGISCVIDDAVFPDRPAIGLGGWKRHVGPGLRPVVLLPGLDVVLARNAERSGSRRLSDETVALIHGRMAGWYGSGLPIIDNSRLDVPATAAALDQVLSQRRAG, from the coding sequence GTGAGCGACGGCCAGTACCCGGCCAGCCTGCCGACGGCCCCCTCCGGGCCGCCCAGGGCCACGCTGCGGCTGCGGGCGGTGCCCGAGTCGGCCGCCGGGACCACCGGGGGCGAGCCGGTGACCGCGATCCGCTCGCCGGGCCACCATCCGGCGCCGCCGATGGCCACCGGCCAGTTCACGCTGCCGCCCGCCGGTGCGACCGCGCCCGGACCGCTGGCGGTGCTGCTGATCGGCCCGGCCGGGGCCGGGAAGACCTCGGTGGCCCGCTACTGGGCCGACCACCGGGCCGAGCCCACCGCCCACATCAGCCTGGACGACGTCCGCGAGTGGGTCCGCTCCGGCTTCGCCGACCCGCAGGCGGGCTGGAACGACCAGTGCGAGGCCCAGTACCGGCTGGCCCGCCGGACCTGCGGCTTCGCCGCCCGCAACCACCTCGCCAACGGCATCTCCTGCGTGATCGACGACGCGGTCTTCCCGGACCGCCCGGCGATCGGCCTCGGCGGCTGGAAGCGGCACGTCGGCCCGGGCCTGCGGCCGGTGGTGCTGCTGCCGGGCCTGGACGTGGTGCTCGCCCGCAACGCCGAGCGCAGCGGCAGCCGCCGGCTCAGCGACGAGACGGTGGCCCTGATCCACGGCCGGATGGCGGGCTGGTACGGCTCCGGGCTGCCGATCATCGACAACTCGCGGCTGGACGTCCCGGCCACCGCCGCCGCCCTGGACCAGGTGCTCTCCCAGCGCCGCGCGGGCTGA
- the aroB gene encoding 3-dehydroquinate synthase, with the protein MTDSQQSSQDVTTIAVGGSAGTDPYQVLVGRNLLGELPGLIGIGARRVAVIHPEALAATGEAIRDDLAAQGYQAVAVQVPNAEEAKSIEVAAYCWSVLAQTGFTRTDAIVGVGGGATTDLAGYVAAGWLRGVRWVAMPTTVLGMVDAAVGGKTGINIAEGKNLVGAFHPPAGVLADLATLDTLPRNDYISGLAEVIKTGFIADPVILDLIESDPQAATSPEGRHATELIVRSIKVKAEVVSGDLKESGRREILNYGHTLAHAIERNERYKWRHGAAVSVGMVFAAELGRLAGRLDDATADRHRAVLASVGLPLTYQADAWPKLLDAMRVDKKSRGDMLRFIVLDGLAKPTVLEGPDPTLLVAAYAEVGR; encoded by the coding sequence ATGACGGACAGTCAGCAAAGCAGCCAGGACGTGACCACGATCGCGGTCGGCGGCTCGGCCGGGACCGACCCGTACCAGGTACTGGTCGGGCGCAACCTGCTGGGCGAGCTTCCCGGGCTGATCGGCATCGGCGCCCGGAGGGTCGCGGTGATCCACCCGGAGGCGCTGGCGGCCACCGGCGAGGCGATCCGCGACGACCTGGCCGCGCAGGGCTACCAGGCGGTGGCGGTGCAGGTGCCCAACGCCGAGGAGGCCAAGAGCATCGAGGTGGCCGCGTACTGCTGGTCGGTGCTGGCGCAGACCGGCTTCACCCGGACCGACGCCATCGTCGGCGTCGGCGGCGGCGCGACCACCGACCTGGCCGGGTACGTCGCGGCCGGGTGGCTGCGCGGGGTGCGCTGGGTCGCGATGCCGACCACCGTGCTGGGCATGGTCGACGCGGCCGTGGGCGGCAAGACCGGCATCAACATCGCCGAGGGCAAGAACCTGGTCGGCGCGTTCCACCCGCCGGCCGGGGTGCTGGCGGACCTGGCGACGCTGGACACGCTGCCGCGCAACGACTACATCAGCGGCCTGGCCGAGGTGATCAAGACCGGCTTCATCGCCGACCCGGTGATCCTGGACCTGATCGAGTCCGACCCGCAGGCCGCCACCAGCCCGGAGGGCCGGCACGCCACCGAGCTGATCGTGCGCTCGATCAAGGTGAAGGCCGAGGTGGTCTCCGGCGACCTCAAGGAGTCCGGCCGCCGGGAGATCCTGAACTACGGCCACACCCTGGCGCACGCCATCGAGCGCAACGAGCGGTACAAGTGGCGGCACGGCGCCGCGGTCAGTGTCGGCATGGTCTTCGCCGCCGAACTCGGGCGGCTGGCAGGGCGGTTGGACGACGCCACGGCCGACCGGCATCGCGCGGTGCTGGCCTCGGTCGGCCTGCCGCTGACCTACCAGGCCGACGCCTGGCCGAAGTTGCTGGACGCCATGCGGGTGGACAAGAAGTCCCGCGGCGACATGCTGCGCTTCATCGTGCTGGACGGCCTGGCCAAGCCGACCGTGCTGGAGGGCCCGGACCCGACGCTGCTGGTCGCCGCGTACGCCGAGGTCGGCAGATGA
- a CDS encoding shikimate dehydrogenase: MRAAVLGSPIAHSLSPVLHNAAYAALGLTDAHYGRFEVDEAGLPGFLASLDVAGEGWAGLSLTMPLKRAVIPLLDEVSERALAVDAVNTVLFHPDGRRTGDNTDVPGLLAALRERGVERVESASVLGAGATASSALAALARICDGEVTAYVRGPERAAQMRELGERLGVRVVTAPWERAAEALAAPLTVSTTPVGATDGLAVSVPPEPGALFDVLYHPWPTALAAAWAERGGSVLGGLDLLVHQAVLQCEFFTGIRPAPLAAMRAAGETALAGV; this comes from the coding sequence ATGCGCGCCGCCGTCCTGGGCTCACCGATCGCCCACTCGCTCTCGCCGGTGCTGCACAACGCCGCCTACGCGGCGCTGGGGCTCACCGACGCCCACTACGGCCGGTTCGAGGTGGACGAGGCCGGGCTGCCCGGCTTCCTGGCGTCGCTGGACGTCGCGGGCGAGGGCTGGGCCGGCCTGTCGCTGACCATGCCGCTGAAGCGGGCGGTGATCCCGCTGCTGGACGAGGTGAGCGAGCGGGCGCTGGCGGTGGACGCGGTCAACACCGTGCTGTTCCATCCGGACGGCCGCCGGACCGGCGACAACACCGACGTCCCGGGCCTGCTCGCGGCGCTGCGCGAGCGCGGCGTGGAGCGGGTGGAGTCCGCCTCGGTGCTGGGCGCGGGCGCCACCGCCTCCTCCGCGCTGGCCGCGCTGGCGCGGATCTGCGACGGCGAGGTGACCGCGTACGTGCGCGGCCCGGAGCGGGCGGCGCAGATGCGCGAGCTCGGCGAGCGGCTGGGGGTGCGCGTGGTGACCGCCCCCTGGGAGCGCGCCGCCGAGGCCCTGGCGGCCCCGCTGACCGTCTCCACCACCCCGGTCGGGGCCACCGACGGCCTGGCCGTGTCGGTGCCGCCGGAGCCGGGCGCGCTCTTCGACGTGCTCTACCACCCGTGGCCGACGGCGCTGGCGGCGGCCTGGGCGGAGCGCGGCGGCAGCGTCCTGGGCGGCCTCGACCTGCTGGTGCACCAGGCGGTGCTGCAGTGCGAGTTCTTCACCGGGATCCGCCCGGCGCCGCTGGCGGCGATGCGCGCGGCCGGGGAGACGGCGCTGGCCGGGGTCTGA
- the ruvX gene encoding Holliday junction resolvase RuvX, producing MTEAVDGRTGFRRGRRIGVDVGDARIGVASSDPDGMLATPVETVPAGPGSQARLVAIAQEYQAVEVVVGLPRSLNGGEGPAAVKVRAYAEELAGLLAAAGESGEPVPVRLVDERMTTVTAAQGLRASGVKSKKGRAVIDQAAAVVILQSALEGEKTSGRPPGRLVGESE from the coding sequence ATGACCGAGGCCGTGGACGGCCGGACCGGCTTCCGGCGGGGACGGCGGATCGGCGTGGACGTCGGCGACGCCCGGATCGGGGTCGCCTCCAGCGACCCCGACGGGATGCTGGCCACCCCGGTCGAGACCGTCCCCGCCGGTCCGGGCTCGCAGGCCCGGTTGGTGGCCATCGCCCAGGAGTACCAGGCGGTGGAGGTGGTGGTCGGCCTGCCGCGTTCGCTGAACGGGGGCGAGGGCCCGGCCGCGGTCAAGGTCCGGGCCTACGCCGAAGAGCTGGCGGGGCTGCTGGCGGCGGCGGGGGAGTCGGGGGAGCCGGTGCCGGTGCGGCTGGTGGACGAGCGGATGACCACGGTCACCGCGGCGCAGGGGCTGCGGGCCTCCGGCGTGAAGTCGAAGAAGGGCCGCGCGGTGATCGACCAGGCGGCGGCGGTGGTGATCCTGCAGAGCGCGCTGGAGGGCGAGAAGACCAGCGGTCGGCCGCCCGGCCGGCTGGTCGGCGAGTCCGAGTGA